In Juglans microcarpa x Juglans regia isolate MS1-56 chromosome 7D, Jm3101_v1.0, whole genome shotgun sequence, the following are encoded in one genomic region:
- the LOC121238360 gene encoding transcription factor bHLH130-like isoform X1, whose translation MQAAFGFGLATFEVQASTVLDFVIAIQESAREASMSLLYSPTFKYSDGELRRNHPMDSIVYQQQLHEQQHHQDNSVLTRYRSAPSALLNSLVDGSNGGDGVGCENYRYIRPSSPEVETMLARFMSSCNGSAHSASQMVYQADQQVQAFQNHNSLAAGTDLDGSFTAVNSVGLDNSTKSKLGAGNRSLLVRQSSPPGFSVMRNDHLSFSNGQSSCSTRLPQVAEIGNEIIKSQEDQILANNDGDSNQHYIRNFTTDTWNGSTFNSLSRARDDEVNVFSSSNASDIQNPGSGNRPHGLTHHLSLPRTSTEMATIEKFLQFQGSVPCKIRAKRGCATHPRSIAERVRRTRISERMRKLQELFPNMDKQTNTADMLELAVEYIKDLQKQVQTLTDTKAKCMCSRKEKQYSNHSA comes from the exons ATGCAAGCAG CTTTTGGGTTTGGATTAGCAACTTTTGAAGTCCAAGCAAGCACAGTTTTAGATTTTGTCATAGCAATTCAg GAATCTGCAAGAGAGGCAAGTATGAGTCTTTTGTACAGTCCAACTTTCAAATATTCAGATGGGGAGCTGAGAAGGAACCACCCCATGGATTCGATTGTTTACCAACAACAACTTCATGAGCAGCAACATCACCAGGATAATTCTGTCCTAACGCGCTATCGCTCTGCTCCGAGCGCATTGCTCAACAGCCTTGTTGATGGCAGCAATGGCGGTGATGGTGTTGGATGCGAGAATTATCGGTATATTCGACCATCGAGTCCCGAGGTGGAGACCATGTTAGCAAGGTTCATGTCTTCGTGCAATGGCTCGGCCCATTCCGCCTCTCAGATGGTTTACCAAGCTGATCAACAAGTTCAAGCTTTTCAAAATCATAATTCATTGGCTGCGGGGACTGATTTGGATGGCTCCTTTACCGCTGTGAACTCTGTTGGATTAGATAATTCGACGAAATCGAAACTGGGTGCAGGAAATCGATCCCTTCTTGTTAGGCAAAGTAGCCCTCCAG GTTTCAGTGTGATGAGGAATGATCATTTAAGCTTCTCAAACGGGCAATCTTCATGCTCAACACGTTTGCCTCAGGTTGCTGAAATTGGGAATGAAATAATAAAGAGTCAAGAGGATCAAATCTTGGCAAATAATGATGGTGACAGCAATCAACACTACATTCGCAACTTCACAACCGATACTTGGAATGGATCCACATTCAATAGCCTAAGCAGAGCCAGAGACGATGAGGTTAATGTGTTTTCATCTTCCAATGCATCAGATATTCAG AACCCAGGATCCGGAAACAGACCCCATGGTTTGACTCATCATTTGAGTTTGCCCAGGACTTCCACTGAGATGGCCACTATAGAGAAGTTCTTGCAATTTCAAGGTTCTGTGCCTTGTAAAATTCGAGCCAAAAGAGGCTGCGCCACTCACCCTCGAAGCATTGCAGAGAGG GTGAGAAGAACACGTATTAGTGAAAGGATGAGGAAACTACAAGAGCTTTTCCCAAATATGGACAAG CAAACCAACACAGCAGATATGTTAGAATTGGCGGTGGAGTACATTAAAGACCTACAGAAACAGGTCCAG ACGCTCACGGATACCAAGGCGAAGTGCATGTGTTCTAGAAAAGAGAAGCAGTATTCGAATCATTCTGCCTGA
- the LOC121239274 gene encoding FT-interacting protein 1-like, protein MKLVVVVVDAHDLIPKDGEGSASSFVEVDFENQSSRTKTIPKNLNPIWNQILLFDFDETKNYHYQAIEISVYNERKPISGRNFLGQVRIPCSNIVKKGEEAYQRFQLQRKWFFSSVKGEIGLKIYITPEFDPKSPPPSSPTKAPSSRPPPPLNTPPISENTNLQVKTLATVPKTKVPFVKTPKTTTAETVNEISIVAVENNSSSPVAAVESTGADPAEEREEVKELVEERAGRVQHIYKHQFVQHPGVSIDKRSQSVPFTMHQVNPQGHPSHQDDYDLKDTNPQLGERWPNGAGYGGRGWMSSERFTSTYDLVEQTFHLYVRVVKAKDLPPSSITSSCDPYVEVKLGNYKGRTKHYEKKLNPEWNQVFAFSKDRIQSSVLEVFVKDKEMVGRDDYLGRVVFDLNEIPTRVPPDSTLAPQWYRLEDRRGQGKVKGEIMLAVWMGTQADEAFPEAWHSDAAFVYGEGVFNTRSKVYVSPKLWYLRVNVIEAQDVMPNDRNRLPEVFVKAQVGNQVLKTKICPTPTTNPLWNEDLVFVAAEPFEEQLFITIEDRMHPSKDEVLGKISLPLDTFERRLDHRAVHSRWFNLEKFGFGVLEADRRKELKFSSRIHLRVCLEGGYHVLDESTMYTSDQRPTARQLWKQPVGILEVGILSAQGLLPMKMKDGRGSTDAYCVAKYGQKWVRTRTIPDTLSPKWNEQYTWEVYDPCTVITLGVFDNCHLGGGERSTGNAAKDSQIGKVRIRLSTLEAHRIHTHAYPLLVLQPRGVKKMGELQLAVRFTTLSLANMVYVYGHPLLPKMHYLHPFTVNQVDSLRYQAMNIVAVRLGRAEPPLRKEVVEYMLDIDSHMWSMRRSKANFFRVFSLLSGMFSVSRWFGDVCNWKNPITSVLVHILFLILIWYPELILPTLFLYMFLIGLWNYRFHPRHPPHMDTKLSWAEAVHPDELDEEFDTFPTSRPHDIVRMRYDRLRSVAGRIQTVVGDIATQGERFQSLLSWRDPRATGLFILFCLCAAVVLYVTPFRVVALLAGLYHLRHPRFRSKLPSVPSNFFKRLPAQTDSLL, encoded by the coding sequence atgaagctagtggtggtggtagtgGATGCTCATGATCTTATACCCAAGGATGGTGAAGGGTCTGCCAGTTCATTTGTAGAAGTTGATTTTGAAAACCAATCAAGCCGAACCAAAACTATCCCAAAAAACCTCAACCCCATTTGGAACCAGATACTTCtctttgattttgatgaaaCAAAAAACTATCATTACCAAGCCATTGAAATTTCTGTTTACAACGAGAGGAAACCAATTTCTGGCAGAAACTTCCTTGGTCAAGTAAGAATTCCTTGCTCAAATATTGTCAAGAAAGGTGAGGAAGCTTATCAGAGATTCCAATTACAAAGGAAGTGGTTCTTCTCATCTGTAAAAGGTGAGATTggactaaaaatatatattacaccAGAATTTGACCCAAAATCTCCTCCCCCATCCTCTCCAACAAAAGCCCCGAGTTCTCGACCTCCACCTCCTCTTAATACCCCTCCCATTTCAGAAAATACAAATCTCCAAGTCAAAACACTAGCCACTGTTCCAAAAACAAAAGTTCCTTTTGTCAAAACTCCAAAAACTACCACAGCAGAAACCGTGAACGAAATTTCCATAGTTGCTGTTGAAAACAATTCCAGTTCCCCAGTTGCAGCAGTTGAGTCTACTGGTGCTGATCCTgctgaagagagagaggaggtaAAAGAACTTGTAGAAGAGAGAGCAGGAAGAGTCCAACACATATACAAACACCAATTTGTGCAGCATCCAGGCGTATCAATAGATAAACGTTCACAAAGTGTCCCATTCACCATGCACCAAGTCAATCCACAAGGCCATCCTAGCCACCAAGACGACTATGATTTGAAAGACACCAACCCACAACTTGGTGAGAGATGGCCAAATGGTGCAGGATATGGCGGAAGAGGATGGATGAGCAGTGAGAGATTTACAAGCACTTACGACCTTGTTGAGCAGACGTTTCATCTGTATGTTCGAGTGGTGAAAGCAAAAGATCTTCCTCCTAGCTCCATCACAAGTAGTTGTGATCCTTATGTGGAAGTCAAGCTAGGAAACTATAAAGGAAGAACCAAGCATTATGAGAAGAAACTGAATCCAGAGTGGAATCAGGTCTTCGCTTTCTCAAAAGACCGAATTCAGTCATCAGTACTAGAAGTTTTTGTAAAGGATAAAGAAATGGTGGGAAGGGATGATTATCTGGGACGAGTGGTTTTTGACCTGAATGAGATTCCAACCAGGGTTCCGCCTGACAGCACACTGGCGCCTCAGTGGTACAGACTGGAGGACCGGCGGGGACAAGGGAAGGTAAAGGGCGAGATCATGCTGGCAGTTTGGATGGGAACACAGGCTGATGAAGCCTTCCCAGAGGCATGGCATTCAGATGCGGCTTTTGTATATGGAGAGGGTGTTTTCAACACTCGGTCAAAGGTGTACGTATCTCCCAAACTCTGGTACCTCAGGGTAAATGTTATTGAAGCTCAGGATGTGATGCCCAATGACAGAAACCGCCTCCCAGAAGTTTTTGTCAAAGCTCAGGTTGGAAACCAAGTGCTCAAAACCAAGATATGTCCAACCCCAACTACCAACCCCCTTTGGAATGAAGATTTAGTGTTTGTAGCAGCTGAGCCTTTTGAAGAGCAGTTGTTCATTACCATTGAGGATCGTATGCATCCTTCGAAAGATGAGGTGTTAGGAAAGATAAGCCTACCGCTGGACACATTTGAAAGGCGACTGGACCACCGAGCAGTTCATTCTCGATGGTTCAATCTTGAGAAATTTGGTTTTGGAGTATTGGAAGCTGACAGGAGGAAAGAACTCAAGTTCTCAAGCAGAATTCACCTGAGAGTTTGTCTTGAAGGTGGATACCATGTACTAGATGAATCAACTATGTACACAAGTGATCAAAGGCCAACAGCAAGGCAGCTATGGAAACAACCAGTTGGGATATTGGAAGTGGGCATTTTGAGTGCACAGGGACTTCTCCCAATGAAGATGAAGGATGGCCGAGGAAGTACGGACGCTTATTGCGTAGCTAAGTATGGCCAGAAATGGGTTCGAACAAGAACAATCCCCGACACTTTGAGTCCCAAGTGGAACGAGCAGTACACATGGGAAGTTTACGATCCTTGCACAGTCATAACATTGGGGGTTTTCGACAATTGCCACTTGGGTGGAGGGGAGAGATCAACAGGCAATGCAGCAAAAGACTCGCAGATTGGAAAGGTGCGGATTCGGCTATCAACACTTGAAGCTCATAGGATACATACACATGCTTACCCACTTCTTGTTCTACAACCACGCGGAGTAAAGAAAATGGGGGAGCTCCAACTAGCGGTTCGTTTCACTACACTCTCTCTAGCTAATATGGTATATGTTTATGGGCATCCTTTGCTTCCTAAAATGCATTACTTGCATCCTTTCACGGTGAACcaagtggacagtttgagatacCAAGCCATGAATATTGTAGCAGTACGGCTTGGTAGAGCCGAACCGCCTCTCAGAAAAGAGGTAGTGGAATATATGTTGGATATAGATTCCCACATGTGGAGTATGAGAAGAAGCAAAGCCAACTTCTTTCGAGTTTTTTCGCTTCTTTCAGGCATGTTTTCTGTGAGCCGATGGTTTGGTGATGTTTGCAACTGGAAGAACCCCATCACATCAGTTCTGGTTCATATACTTTTTCTAATATTGATTTGGTACCCAGAGCTTATTCTTCCAACTCTCTTCCTCTACATGTTCCTCATTGGGTTATGGAACTATAGGTTCCACCCCAGACACCCGCCTCATATGGATACTAAACTCTCATGGGCAGAGGCAGTGCACCCTGATGAGCTTGACGAGGAATTTGACACATTTCCTACTTCAAGACCGCATGATATAGTTCGGATGCGGTATGACAGACTTAGAAGCGTCGCAGGGAGGATTCAAACAGTGGTGGGAGACATAGCAACACAGGGGGAGAGATTTCAGTCTCTTCTCAGCTGGAGAGACCCAAGAGCGACTGGCCTCTTCATATTGTTCTGTCTTTGTGCAGCTGTGGTGCTCTATGTGACACCATTCAGAGTAGTGGCTCTGTTGGCAGGCTTGTATCACTTGCGGCATCCTAGGTTCCGGAGTAAGCTGCCTTCTGTACCCAGCAATTTCTTTAAGAGATTACCAGCTCAGACAGACAGCTTACTGTGA
- the LOC121238360 gene encoding transcription factor bHLH130-like isoform X3, with protein MSLLYSPTFKYSDGELRRNHPMDSIVYQQQLHEQQHHQDNSVLTRYRSAPSALLNSLVDGSNGGDGVGCENYRYIRPSSPEVETMLARFMSSCNGSAHSASQMVYQADQQVQAFQNHNSLAAGTDLDGSFTAVNSVGLDNSTKSKLGAGNRSLLVRQSSPPGFSVMRNDHLSFSNGQSSCSTRLPQVAEIGNEIIKSQEDQILANNDGDSNQHYIRNFTTDTWNGSTFNSLSRARDDEVNVFSSSNASDIQNPGSGNRPHGLTHHLSLPRTSTEMATIEKFLQFQGSVPCKIRAKRGCATHPRSIAERVRRTRISERMRKLQELFPNMDKQTNTADMLELAVEYIKDLQKQVQTLTDTKAKCMCSRKEKQYSNHSA; from the exons ATGAGTCTTTTGTACAGTCCAACTTTCAAATATTCAGATGGGGAGCTGAGAAGGAACCACCCCATGGATTCGATTGTTTACCAACAACAACTTCATGAGCAGCAACATCACCAGGATAATTCTGTCCTAACGCGCTATCGCTCTGCTCCGAGCGCATTGCTCAACAGCCTTGTTGATGGCAGCAATGGCGGTGATGGTGTTGGATGCGAGAATTATCGGTATATTCGACCATCGAGTCCCGAGGTGGAGACCATGTTAGCAAGGTTCATGTCTTCGTGCAATGGCTCGGCCCATTCCGCCTCTCAGATGGTTTACCAAGCTGATCAACAAGTTCAAGCTTTTCAAAATCATAATTCATTGGCTGCGGGGACTGATTTGGATGGCTCCTTTACCGCTGTGAACTCTGTTGGATTAGATAATTCGACGAAATCGAAACTGGGTGCAGGAAATCGATCCCTTCTTGTTAGGCAAAGTAGCCCTCCAG GTTTCAGTGTGATGAGGAATGATCATTTAAGCTTCTCAAACGGGCAATCTTCATGCTCAACACGTTTGCCTCAGGTTGCTGAAATTGGGAATGAAATAATAAAGAGTCAAGAGGATCAAATCTTGGCAAATAATGATGGTGACAGCAATCAACACTACATTCGCAACTTCACAACCGATACTTGGAATGGATCCACATTCAATAGCCTAAGCAGAGCCAGAGACGATGAGGTTAATGTGTTTTCATCTTCCAATGCATCAGATATTCAG AACCCAGGATCCGGAAACAGACCCCATGGTTTGACTCATCATTTGAGTTTGCCCAGGACTTCCACTGAGATGGCCACTATAGAGAAGTTCTTGCAATTTCAAGGTTCTGTGCCTTGTAAAATTCGAGCCAAAAGAGGCTGCGCCACTCACCCTCGAAGCATTGCAGAGAGG GTGAGAAGAACACGTATTAGTGAAAGGATGAGGAAACTACAAGAGCTTTTCCCAAATATGGACAAG CAAACCAACACAGCAGATATGTTAGAATTGGCGGTGGAGTACATTAAAGACCTACAGAAACAGGTCCAG ACGCTCACGGATACCAAGGCGAAGTGCATGTGTTCTAGAAAAGAGAAGCAGTATTCGAATCATTCTGCCTGA
- the LOC121239708 gene encoding protein LIM1 — protein sequence MTHFGTKVLPPLVLMLVMTISLMEPGKAAASCPSTFFSALVQLIPCRAAVAPFSPLPPSDACCNALKALGQPCLCVLVNGPQSLVWTGTWLCNSPRSAPPTLNHAKS from the exons ATGACGCATTTTGGTACCAAGGTTTTGCCACCGCTGGTGTTGATGTTGGTCATGACAATTAGTTTGATGGAGCCGGGAAAGGCCGCTGCCTCTTGTCCCAGCACCTTCTTCTCGGCACTTGTTCAGCTGATACCATGCAGGGCAGCAGTTGCACCTTTTAGCCCACTCCCACCAAGTGATGCCTGCTGCAATGCCCTCAAAGCTCTAGGCCAGCCTTGCTTATGTGTGCTTGTGAATGGACCCCAATCTCTGGTGTGGACCGGAACATGGCTTTGCAACTCCCCGAGAAGTGCACCGCCAACTTTGAACCAT GCCAAATCATGA
- the LOC121238358 gene encoding cytochrome P450 705A22-like, translated as MASLTDTQYYLFCFFVWIFSTLLLRSLFRKPNNQEPAIGDLHLPPSPPALPLIGHLHLLGLTLYKSLHKLSLQYGPLLYLRLGPSRNLLVVSPASVATEVFKANDLAFSDRPTIAFADELPKDVGGVGFFSAPYGEYWRFMRKLSMTQLLGARQIEQSRSIRQEEIARLLQSVLESADRREVVDLGAELMKLTNNSTCRLAMSTRVSGENNEAEQIRELVKKSLQLASKVCFGDVLGPFKKLGFWLYGKQAADMDKRYDEILERIWKEHEEISGKKENEDLMDILLKVYKDDKAEFKMTRTHIKAFLRDLFVGGTSTSADVMQWTMSELINHPHMFRKLRKEIESVVGTARLVEESDVSNLPYLQAVVKETLRLYPSVAVTTRECRENCKIKGYDIPQKTMVAINLYSVMQDPEVWDDPSEFRPERFLVSSEVQNENEPRGQSLVDFVPFGAGRRGCPGSALAYSTMNSTIGALVQCFDWKIGSGGDEDKVDMEVDSGFGLSKAHSLVCLPVVRFNPFASSAP; from the exons ATGGCTTCCCTGACTGACACCCAATACTATCTTTTCTGCTTCTTCGTTTGGATCTTCTCTACCCTCCTCCTTCGATCCCTGTTCAGAAAACCCAACAATCAGGAACCAGCCATCGGTGATCTACACCTCCCTCCAAGCCCACCCGCCCTCCCACTCATCGGCCACCTCCACCTCCTTGGTCTCACCCTCTACAAATCCTTGCACAAACTCTCCCTTCAATATGGACCTCTCCTCTACCTCCGCCTTGGCCCATCTCGAAACCTCCTAGTGGTTTCACCGGCCTCCGTGGCTACCGAAGTGTTCAAAGCCAACGACCTTGCCTTTTCAGACCGCCCCACTATTGCTTTCGCAGATGAGTTGCCGAAAGATGTCGGAGGTGTTGGATTCTTCAGCGCCCCCTATGGCGAGTACTGGAGGTTCATGAGGAAGCTCTCCATGACGCAACTGCTGGGAGCCCGGCAGATCGAACAGTCACGCTCCATTCGACAGGAAGAAATTGCGCGGCTTTTGCAAAGCGTGTTGGAGAGTGCTGATAGAAGAGAGGTGGTTGATTTGGGTGCTGAGCTCATGAAGTTAACGAACAATTCCACGTGCAGGCTGGCGATGAGCACTAGAGTTTCAGGGGAAAATAATGAGGCAGAGCAGATAAGGGAGTTGGTGAAGAAGTCGTTGCAGTTGGCTTCGAAGGTTTGTTTTGGGGATGTGTTGGGGCCTTTCAAGAAGTTGGGTTTTTGGCTGTATGGGAAGCAGGCTGCAGACATGGACAAGAGGTATGATGAGATTCTGGAAAGGATATGGAAGGAGCATGAAGAAATTAgcgggaagaaagaaaatgaggattTGATGGACATACTATTGAAGGTGTACAAAGATGACAAAGCCGAGTTCAAGATGACCAGAACACATATCAAGGCTTTCTTACGT gATCTCTTCGTTGGCGGCACCAGTACCTCGGCAGATGTCATGCAGTGGACGATGTCCGAGCTCATCAACCATCCTCATATGTTCAGGAAGCTTAGAAAGGAAATTGAATCAGTCGTTGGCACTGCTAGACTGGTTGAGGAATCAGATGTCTCTAATCTCCCCTACTTGCAAGCAGTTGTTAAAGAAACACTACGACTATACCCATCAGTTGCTGTGACAACAAGAGAGTGCCGCGAAAACTGTAAGATAAAAGGCTATGACATACCCCAAAAGACTATGGTGGCGATAAATCTCTATAGCGTAATGCAAGATCCAGAAGTGTGGGACGATCCAAGTGAATTCCGACCAGAGAGGTTCTTGGTCTCTTCTGAAgtacaaaatgaaaatgaacCAAGAGGTCAAAGTTTGGTTGATTTTGTTCCCTTTGGGGCCGGAAGGAGAGGTTGCCCTGGCTCAGCTTTGGCATACAGCACAATGAATTCCACAATCGGCGCCTTGGTTCAATGCTTTGACTGGAAGATTGGGAGTGGTGGAGATGAGGATAAGGTTGACATGGAAGTTGATTCCGGCTTTGGTTTGTCCAAGGCGCACTCACTTGTATGCCTCCCTGTGGTTCGCTTCAATCCCTTCGCTTCTTCGGCGCcgtaa
- the LOC121238360 gene encoding transcription factor bHLH130-like isoform X2: protein MQAAFGFGLATFEVQESAREASMSLLYSPTFKYSDGELRRNHPMDSIVYQQQLHEQQHHQDNSVLTRYRSAPSALLNSLVDGSNGGDGVGCENYRYIRPSSPEVETMLARFMSSCNGSAHSASQMVYQADQQVQAFQNHNSLAAGTDLDGSFTAVNSVGLDNSTKSKLGAGNRSLLVRQSSPPGFSVMRNDHLSFSNGQSSCSTRLPQVAEIGNEIIKSQEDQILANNDGDSNQHYIRNFTTDTWNGSTFNSLSRARDDEVNVFSSSNASDIQNPGSGNRPHGLTHHLSLPRTSTEMATIEKFLQFQGSVPCKIRAKRGCATHPRSIAERVRRTRISERMRKLQELFPNMDKQTNTADMLELAVEYIKDLQKQVQTLTDTKAKCMCSRKEKQYSNHSA, encoded by the exons ATGCAAGCAG CTTTTGGGTTTGGATTAGCAACTTTTGAAGTCCAA GAATCTGCAAGAGAGGCAAGTATGAGTCTTTTGTACAGTCCAACTTTCAAATATTCAGATGGGGAGCTGAGAAGGAACCACCCCATGGATTCGATTGTTTACCAACAACAACTTCATGAGCAGCAACATCACCAGGATAATTCTGTCCTAACGCGCTATCGCTCTGCTCCGAGCGCATTGCTCAACAGCCTTGTTGATGGCAGCAATGGCGGTGATGGTGTTGGATGCGAGAATTATCGGTATATTCGACCATCGAGTCCCGAGGTGGAGACCATGTTAGCAAGGTTCATGTCTTCGTGCAATGGCTCGGCCCATTCCGCCTCTCAGATGGTTTACCAAGCTGATCAACAAGTTCAAGCTTTTCAAAATCATAATTCATTGGCTGCGGGGACTGATTTGGATGGCTCCTTTACCGCTGTGAACTCTGTTGGATTAGATAATTCGACGAAATCGAAACTGGGTGCAGGAAATCGATCCCTTCTTGTTAGGCAAAGTAGCCCTCCAG GTTTCAGTGTGATGAGGAATGATCATTTAAGCTTCTCAAACGGGCAATCTTCATGCTCAACACGTTTGCCTCAGGTTGCTGAAATTGGGAATGAAATAATAAAGAGTCAAGAGGATCAAATCTTGGCAAATAATGATGGTGACAGCAATCAACACTACATTCGCAACTTCACAACCGATACTTGGAATGGATCCACATTCAATAGCCTAAGCAGAGCCAGAGACGATGAGGTTAATGTGTTTTCATCTTCCAATGCATCAGATATTCAG AACCCAGGATCCGGAAACAGACCCCATGGTTTGACTCATCATTTGAGTTTGCCCAGGACTTCCACTGAGATGGCCACTATAGAGAAGTTCTTGCAATTTCAAGGTTCTGTGCCTTGTAAAATTCGAGCCAAAAGAGGCTGCGCCACTCACCCTCGAAGCATTGCAGAGAGG GTGAGAAGAACACGTATTAGTGAAAGGATGAGGAAACTACAAGAGCTTTTCCCAAATATGGACAAG CAAACCAACACAGCAGATATGTTAGAATTGGCGGTGGAGTACATTAAAGACCTACAGAAACAGGTCCAG ACGCTCACGGATACCAAGGCGAAGTGCATGTGTTCTAGAAAAGAGAAGCAGTATTCGAATCATTCTGCCTGA
- the LOC121238365 gene encoding ras-related protein RABA4c, whose protein sequence is MLGQGNYNQKIDYVLKVVMIGDSAVGKSQLLARFTRNEFSLESKATIGVEFQTKTLLIDHKTVKAQIWDTAGQERYRAVTSAYYRGAVGAMLVYDITKRQSFDHVTRWLEELRGHADKNIVIMLIGNKTDLGSLRAVPTEDAKEFAQRESLFFMETSALEATNVESAFLTILTEIYRIISKKSLIANDESESGGASSLLTGTKIVVPGQDPEPQRRFNCCGSL, encoded by the exons ATGTTGGGGCAGGGCAATTATAACCAGAAGATCGACTACGTGTTGAAGGTGGTCATGATCGGAGACTCGGCCGTCGGGAAGTCGCAGCTCTTGGCGCGTTTCACCAGGAACGAGTTCAGTCTGGAGTCTAAGGCCACGATCGGGGTCGAGTTCCAGACCAAGACGCTCCTCATCGACCACAAGACCGTCAAGGCTCAGATTTGGGACACTGCTGGTCAGGAAAG ATATAGGGCGGTGACCAGTGCATACTACAGAGGTGCAGTGGGGGCGATGCTAGTTTATGACATAACCAAGCGTCAATCGTTTGATCACGTTACCAGGTGGTTGGAGGAGTTGCGGGGCCATGCTGACAAAAATATTGTTATCATGCTCATAGGCAATAAGACTGACTTGGGTTCACTTCGAGCTGTACCTACTGAGGATGCCAAGGAGTTTGCTCAAAGGGAGAGCCTCTTCTTCATGGAGACGTCGGCCCTGGAGGCGACCAATGTTGAATCTGCTTTCCTCACAATCCTAACAGAAATTTATCGAATCATCAGCAAGAAGTCCCTCATTGCCAATGATGAATCAGAATCTGGAGGAGCTTCATCACTACTCACCGGAACAAAGATTGTTGTCCCTGGGCAGGATCCAGAACCTCAACGGAGATTCAACTGCTGCGGTTCTTTATAG
- the LOC121239275 gene encoding 60S ribosomal protein L6-like: MAPNQRTPKVSRNPDLIRGIGKYSRSKMYHKRGLWAIKAKNGGVFPRHDAKHKAPAPVEKPSKFYPADDVKKPLVNKRKPRPTKLRASISAGTVLIILAGRFKGKRVVFLKQLTSGLLLVTGPFKINGVPLRRVNQSYVIATSMKIDIAGVNVDKFDDKYFAKEVQKKKKKGDGEFFETEKEERNVLPQEKKDDQKAVDAALLKSIEGVSDLKAYLAARFSLKAGMKPHELKF, translated from the exons ATGGCGCCGAATCAGAGAACCCCAAAGGTGAGCAGGAACCCTGATCTGATTCGCGGTATTGGGAAGTACTCAAGGTCTAAGATGTACCACAAAAGGGGTCTTTGGGCTATCAAAGCCAAAAACGGTGGCGTTTTCCCTCGCCACGACGCCAAGCACAAGGCACCGGCTCCGGTGGAGAAGCCCTCCAAGTTCTACCCCGCCGATGATGTCAAGAAGCCTCTTGTAAACAAGCGGAAGCCTAGGCCCACCAAGCTCAG GGCGAGTATTTCAGCGGGTACTGTGCTGATCATACTTGCTGGGAGGTTCAAGGGAAAAAGAGTTGTTTTCCTGAAGCAGCTTACATCCGGGTTGCTTTTGGTCACTG GACCGTTCAAGATTAATGGTGTTCCTCTAAGACGTGTGAATCAATCTTATGTGATTGCTACTTCGATGAAGATTGACATTGCTGGAGTTAACGTGGATAAgtttgatgacaaatattttgcTAAGGAAgttcagaagaagaaaaagaaaggagatgGGGAGTTTTTTGAGACCGAGAAAGAG GAGAGAAATGTGCTCCcacaagagaaaaaagatgatcaGAAAGCTGTTGATGCGGCATTGTTAAAATCCATTGAGGGAGTTTCAGACTTGAAGGCCTACTTGGCTGCAAGGTTTTCTCTCAAGGCTGGCATGAAACCTCATGAACTGAAGTTTTAG